From a region of the Litoribrevibacter albus genome:
- a CDS encoding cold-shock protein: MQTTVKRWFTDKGYGFLHNGGDAPDIMVHANELKNCQYLRPGRTVEFECHINSKGLVAKNVRLVQDQPKAPNQRHSQQYPFQRSGYGRY, translated from the coding sequence ATGCAGACAACGGTTAAACGATGGTTCACCGACAAAGGATATGGATTTCTGCACAATGGGGGTGATGCCCCGGACATCATGGTCCACGCAAACGAACTGAAAAACTGCCAGTACTTGCGTCCAGGGAGGACAGTGGAATTTGAATGCCACATCAACAGCAAAGGCCTGGTGGCTAAAAACGTCAGACTGGTTCAAGACCAGCCTAAAGCCCCCAATCAACGCCATTCACAGCAGTATCCATTCCAAAGATCCGGCTATGGAAGGTACTAG
- a CDS encoding DUF1173 domain-containing protein codes for MTQYSIGDCVLERSDPLFEEALASAYKSRERPLCLCSTPGVPMYIARTGDNSYVLKRMPNSGQQHHPDCDSYEIPAELSGRGAVENKAISEDQETGITNLKLDFTLSKVSLNRTISKGETKEPTAVKADPTKLTIRSLLHFLYEDAGLNKWAPNMEGKRSWYVIRKYLLQAAQNKVTRKHPLGEALLIPEQFSLDHKDEIVARRRQFLSKLKKQGNKQPMGILIGEVKTIEEARFGFKMIVKHMPDTPVYMGEDVYKRINKAFSTELAFFHENESIHLLTICTFLLSASGSPQVDTISFMAVDRNWLPFENIEELELLERLCTGKRHFIKGLRYNLGSSDVIASVLLTDTEGKPTAVYLVPAGATESYYDELNAVVSHSELPSQILDVNQEDTLSAV; via the coding sequence ATGACACAATACTCCATCGGTGATTGCGTTCTCGAACGTTCCGATCCTTTATTTGAAGAGGCGCTGGCCAGCGCCTACAAATCTCGCGAGCGCCCCTTGTGCCTTTGCTCAACTCCCGGCGTGCCAATGTATATTGCTCGCACCGGCGACAACAGCTATGTGCTGAAGCGAATGCCAAACAGTGGCCAACAGCATCATCCAGACTGTGATTCCTACGAGATCCCGGCTGAACTCTCCGGTCGTGGAGCCGTTGAGAACAAGGCCATTTCAGAAGACCAGGAGACAGGAATAACCAATCTGAAACTGGACTTCACCCTCTCAAAGGTTTCTCTGAATCGAACGATTAGCAAGGGTGAAACCAAAGAACCCACTGCGGTCAAAGCAGATCCAACCAAGCTTACCATCCGATCGCTGCTCCACTTCCTCTATGAAGATGCAGGCCTTAACAAGTGGGCACCAAACATGGAAGGCAAGCGCTCCTGGTATGTGATCAGAAAGTACCTCCTACAAGCAGCGCAAAACAAAGTCACCAGAAAACACCCACTAGGAGAAGCACTGCTGATTCCAGAGCAGTTTTCTCTGGACCACAAAGATGAAATTGTGGCCAGACGCAGACAGTTCCTATCCAAGCTGAAAAAGCAGGGCAACAAACAGCCTATGGGCATACTCATTGGCGAAGTGAAGACGATCGAAGAAGCCCGGTTTGGATTCAAGATGATCGTCAAGCATATGCCCGATACTCCGGTTTACATGGGAGAGGATGTTTACAAGCGAATAAATAAGGCCTTCTCCACTGAGCTTGCTTTTTTCCATGAAAATGAATCCATTCATTTGCTAACAATCTGTACTTTTCTTCTGAGCGCATCCGGCAGTCCCCAGGTGGATACCATCTCTTTCATGGCCGTGGATCGGAATTGGCTTCCCTTTGAAAACATAGAGGAGCTTGAACTCCTGGAGCGGCTCTGTACAGGGAAGCGTCATTTCATCAAAGGCTTACGCTACAACCTTGGATCGTCTGATGTCATAGCCTCGGTTCTTCTAACCGATACTGAAGGAAAACCTACGGCTGTTTACCTGGTTCCAGCAGGAGCGACAGAGAGCTATTACGACGAGCTGAACGCGGTTGTTAGTCATAGCGAGTTACCAAGTCAAATCCTTGATGTGAATCAGGAAGATACCCTTAGCGCCGTTTAA
- a CDS encoding thermonuclease family protein: MRILAPAKFLYSFLIVLFALVSPFSFAESFMAKVVGVSDGDTVNVLTDKPCNSGKNCKSGKIQYRVRLAEIDTPEKKQPYGSRSKQALSDLVFGRLVKVDTVDTDRYGRLVANLYVDGKWVNAELVKSGSAWVYRQYAKSPLLFEFEKDARINKRGLWGLPEADRIPPWEWRRNKK, encoded by the coding sequence ATGAGAATCCTAGCTCCAGCGAAGTTTTTGTATTCATTTCTGATTGTTCTGTTCGCTTTAGTATCGCCGTTTTCATTTGCTGAAAGCTTCATGGCGAAGGTTGTCGGTGTCTCCGATGGAGATACTGTAAATGTTTTGACAGATAAGCCGTGCAATTCCGGAAAAAACTGCAAAAGCGGTAAGATCCAGTATCGTGTTCGTTTAGCAGAAATTGATACGCCTGAGAAGAAGCAACCTTATGGCAGCCGTTCCAAACAGGCCTTATCGGATCTTGTGTTCGGACGCCTGGTAAAAGTCGATACTGTTGACACTGACAGGTATGGCCGCCTGGTAGCAAACCTTTATGTTGACGGGAAGTGGGTTAACGCCGAGCTTGTTAAATCTGGCAGCGCCTGGGTGTATCGGCAGTATGCAAAGTCTCCCTTACTCTTTGAATTTGAAAAAGATGCGCGAATCAACAAACGTGGCCTATGGGGCCTACCTGAAGCAGATCGTATTCCACCTTGGGAATGGCGTAGGAATAAAAAATGA
- a CDS encoding Tn3 family transposase — protein sequence MAYQERVNILSTSEQAEFFGPPLFTTNDQRFFFALNDLERVVAVSFRNRGLRCMFVLLLGYFKAKPITLTPGFHQVKHDLAYICQSVFPGTGLRPFNLSKKELERVYQRIMILCDYRRWNAREHEQILMRYLADQASAWSSPRHLFDAAVEYSSIERVAIPGYSTLQKIISRVLVQQHSALASQVKETLSDDLKNQLQSLLETKCTLGLKGLRQSARNFTSPELDKELAIHQHIQHWMPEVLSTVKALSLSEKNLNYFAERVDYYGSKLKRQPQTRQQLYLLCYLQFRWQQALERIADGFIHHVRQTQHKAKAFAQESVYLEWQKAANNVSKAANILSLFTDSSVDPEQSFGRVREQALSMLPLRELESVCLFLNDQKRSVEEALWQYYDQREALRTGLLRSLFLCLHFEGNEETQRLAMTLQQASIDLKTHGKLSLETMNLVRVPARQRPHLRNKQEQPDPGRHEWALYQQIPRRLNGQLTLPDVAKYRSLEDDLVEKSRWQRDKDTLLDSSQLPKLMAHSDELVQNMMRQLNSRLEEVSTYLEDSDNRNVILRNPQGKRHWRLPGGNKKQLVNNPFFQQIPTTSVADVLRMVDRDTAFIDCFEHVLGSHAHSRRHEFDLLAILIGNATNQGIYGIAQISDRTYDQLSTIQANYLRLETLQAANDQINNATARLQIFRHYQIQEDLVHASADGQKFETRRETFKTRYSSKYFGTQKGISAMTLIANHAAINARVIGANEHESHYVFDLLMSNTSEIIPEVLSTDTHGVNHVNFALLDLFGFQFAPRYAQVGRVLNDLFDVKETADQRIRLKLKNPIKHKRIQQHWDTIARIAISLKERRTTQASLVRKLSGYKKNHPLLEALTEYNRLVKAQYLLSYISDASLRQYVQRALNRGEAYHQLRRAISNVNGDQFRGSSDEEIQLWNECARLVANAIIYFNSSILSRLLNSFEHQDDAAKVDIVKQASPVAWYNINLKGTYSFELSEKLPDLEELMASIDGYKPVLEK from the coding sequence ATGGCATACCAAGAACGAGTAAACATACTATCCACATCGGAACAGGCAGAATTCTTCGGCCCACCTCTTTTCACAACCAACGATCAACGGTTCTTCTTTGCCCTGAATGACCTGGAGCGCGTGGTGGCGGTTTCCTTCCGAAACCGGGGGCTGCGGTGCATGTTTGTGCTGCTTCTGGGTTACTTCAAGGCTAAGCCTATCACCCTTACACCGGGCTTCCACCAAGTTAAGCACGACCTTGCCTATATCTGTCAGTCGGTATTTCCCGGAACCGGTCTGAGGCCTTTCAACTTGAGTAAGAAGGAACTTGAGCGGGTTTACCAGCGGATCATGATTCTGTGTGACTACCGGCGCTGGAACGCCCGCGAGCATGAGCAGATACTGATGCGCTATCTGGCTGATCAGGCGTCAGCCTGGTCCTCTCCTCGTCATCTCTTTGATGCCGCCGTTGAATACTCGTCGATTGAGCGGGTTGCGATTCCAGGTTACAGCACACTTCAGAAGATCATCAGCCGGGTGCTGGTCCAGCAACACAGCGCCCTGGCAAGCCAAGTGAAAGAAACGCTGTCAGATGATTTAAAAAACCAACTGCAATCTTTACTGGAAACCAAGTGCACCCTTGGCCTGAAAGGGTTGCGCCAGTCTGCCCGCAACTTCACCAGCCCAGAACTGGATAAGGAACTGGCTATTCATCAGCACATACAGCACTGGATGCCGGAGGTTCTGTCTACGGTTAAGGCCCTGTCTCTGTCTGAGAAAAATCTGAACTACTTTGCCGAGCGAGTGGACTATTACGGCTCCAAACTCAAGCGTCAGCCGCAGACCAGGCAGCAGTTGTATTTGCTCTGCTACCTGCAGTTTCGCTGGCAACAGGCCCTGGAACGTATCGCCGACGGCTTTATTCATCATGTGCGGCAGACCCAGCACAAAGCCAAGGCCTTTGCTCAGGAATCGGTCTATCTGGAATGGCAGAAGGCTGCCAACAATGTGAGTAAAGCAGCAAATATCCTGAGTCTGTTTACCGACAGCAGCGTTGATCCAGAACAGTCCTTTGGTCGAGTCCGGGAACAGGCCTTGTCCATGCTGCCCCTGCGAGAGCTGGAGTCTGTCTGCCTGTTCTTGAACGACCAGAAGCGTTCTGTCGAGGAAGCCTTATGGCAATATTATGATCAGCGCGAAGCCTTGCGTACCGGTCTGCTCAGATCCCTGTTTTTGTGTCTGCACTTTGAGGGCAATGAAGAAACACAACGCCTGGCGATGACTCTGCAGCAGGCCAGTATAGACCTCAAAACACATGGCAAGCTATCGTTGGAGACCATGAATCTGGTTCGCGTGCCGGCACGTCAACGCCCGCATCTTCGGAATAAACAGGAACAGCCCGACCCCGGCCGACACGAATGGGCGCTGTATCAGCAGATTCCCCGTCGCCTTAATGGGCAACTCACGCTGCCAGATGTCGCCAAATACCGATCTCTGGAGGATGATCTGGTGGAAAAATCCCGCTGGCAGCGGGACAAGGATACGCTGCTGGACAGCTCCCAGCTTCCCAAACTGATGGCGCATTCGGATGAACTGGTGCAAAACATGATGAGGCAGCTGAACAGCCGTCTCGAGGAAGTCAGCACTTACCTGGAGGACAGCGACAATCGCAATGTCATACTGCGCAACCCGCAGGGGAAGCGGCACTGGCGATTACCGGGCGGCAACAAGAAGCAACTGGTCAACAATCCGTTCTTTCAGCAAATCCCCACCACTTCCGTGGCCGATGTGCTGCGGATGGTCGACCGGGATACCGCATTTATCGACTGTTTTGAGCATGTTCTGGGATCTCACGCGCACAGTCGCCGCCACGAGTTCGACCTCCTGGCCATCCTGATTGGCAATGCCACCAACCAGGGCATCTACGGCATCGCCCAAATCTCCGACCGAACCTACGACCAGCTCAGTACCATCCAGGCCAATTATCTGAGACTGGAGACATTGCAGGCCGCCAACGACCAGATCAACAATGCCACGGCCCGGCTTCAGATCTTCCGGCACTACCAGATCCAGGAAGACCTGGTGCACGCCAGTGCGGATGGCCAGAAGTTCGAAACCCGCCGGGAAACCTTTAAAACCCGGTATTCCTCCAAATACTTCGGCACCCAGAAAGGGATCTCGGCCATGACCCTGATCGCCAACCATGCAGCCATCAATGCCAGGGTTATCGGGGCCAATGAGCATGAGTCACACTATGTCTTCGACCTGTTGATGAGCAACACCTCGGAGATCATTCCGGAAGTGCTTTCCACCGACACGCATGGCGTCAACCATGTGAATTTCGCCTTGCTGGATCTGTTCGGCTTCCAGTTCGCTCCTCGCTATGCTCAGGTCGGCCGGGTTCTGAACGATCTGTTTGACGTTAAGGAGACTGCTGACCAGCGGATACGTCTGAAGTTGAAGAACCCAATCAAACACAAGCGGATACAGCAACATTGGGACACCATTGCCAGAATCGCGATCTCGTTGAAGGAGCGCCGAACCACGCAGGCCTCTCTGGTTCGAAAGCTGTCCGGATACAAGAAAAATCACCCCTTGCTGGAAGCCCTGACTGAGTACAACCGGCTGGTCAAAGCCCAGTATCTGCTCAGCTATATAAGCGATGCCAGCCTGCGCCAGTATGTCCAGCGCGCCTTGAACCGGGGGGAAGCCTATCACCAGCTACGGCGAGCCATCAGCAACGTCAACGGGGATCAGTTTCGGGGCAGTTCGGATGAAGAGATCCAGCTCTGGAACGAGTGTGCCAGACTGGTAGCCAACGCGATCATCTATTTCAACTCCAGCATTCTGAGCCGATTACTGAACAGTTTTGAACACCAGGACGACGCCGCGAAGGTGGACATCGTCAAACAAGCCTCGCCGGTGGCCTGGTACAACATTAACCTGAAGGGCACCTACAGCTTTGAACTGAGCGAAAAATTGCCGGATCTGGAGGAGTTGATGGCGTCGATTGACGGGTATAAGCCTGTTCTGGAAAAGTAA